In Bacillus sp. Cs-700, one genomic interval encodes:
- a CDS encoding cell wall-binding repeat-containing protein produces MKLLTSLLVGILAFSLSMHGVQAAGETVTVKLVNYVKDTTALKFNVTGSYQIQGSKIEIESSNVGEYSVKAQSGDVVLYRGNTKLTNFGSAMTLVPTITNAMDSFVAIGDKKYLGEMKFTVDGKYIRPVNTLPMEEYLKGVVPSEMPAYWGTNGGMEALKAQAVAARTFAFPRKDNLTDSQSSQVYKGYDWYSTTNIAINETAGKTLKSGDTYIGAFYSSTNGGMVMSNTNSWGSKLIPYLQTKADPYDAKLSPYDSWNYTLGKKQIDTSQLDLKNPESWWAKTNELSSDATEITNMKSWLKKEGKINSTDEIKITEITNLTFTLPPFTSNDILKGSMTFKYFIKKDSGFDKNEKGLLKEHTMKIEDTSYNLRFMIGTSIMKSPYIQQIDAKSDSYVVNGSGFGHGIGMSQYGAYQQSKEDRTFDEILSFYYPNTNLVQEETTITSERLYGKSRYDTSVAISKYGWENHSEVVVIGRGDVAIDALTGSVLAKKYNAPLLLTPSNALQESVEQEIDRLQPKKIYILGGTGAVSENIKSTLEKKLYVQEVERVSGKDRYATAVEIAEEVGGFNQAILASGNDSSPDALSIASYAAAKQIPILLTGQKSLSDYTKNYVETTNITQATLIGGTGAISDSIKSGLENSGVNTLRISGKDRYLTSIEVAKTLEFENSNLFFANGDVFIDALPGSSLAAAMSAPVILTQKEKLPESVSGYLEENKAAQSMYLLGGTGAISEGVMNDIFQKIN; encoded by the coding sequence TTGAAACTTTTGACGTCACTTTTGGTTGGCATTTTAGCATTTTCTTTGTCGATGCATGGTGTGCAGGCAGCGGGAGAAACAGTTACCGTTAAACTAGTAAACTATGTGAAAGATACGACGGCTTTAAAGTTCAATGTAACAGGAAGTTATCAGATTCAAGGTAGTAAGATTGAAATTGAAAGTTCAAACGTGGGGGAGTACAGCGTTAAAGCACAATCAGGCGATGTGGTGCTCTACCGAGGAAACACAAAGTTAACTAACTTTGGGAGTGCCATGACGCTTGTACCAACGATCACAAATGCGATGGATAGCTTCGTCGCAATCGGTGATAAAAAGTACCTAGGAGAAATGAAATTTACGGTTGATGGGAAATACATTCGCCCCGTAAATACACTTCCGATGGAAGAGTATTTAAAAGGCGTAGTACCCAGTGAAATGCCAGCCTATTGGGGAACGAACGGCGGGATGGAAGCCTTAAAAGCACAAGCAGTTGCAGCGAGGACATTTGCATTTCCTCGAAAAGATAACTTGACGGATAGCCAGTCTAGTCAAGTTTATAAGGGCTATGATTGGTATTCAACTACAAATATTGCCATTAATGAAACTGCAGGAAAAACACTAAAAAGTGGTGACACGTACATAGGTGCTTTTTATTCCTCTACAAATGGTGGCATGGTGATGTCGAATACAAATTCGTGGGGGAGCAAGTTAATTCCTTACCTTCAAACAAAAGCGGATCCGTATGACGCTAAACTATCGCCGTACGATAGTTGGAACTATACATTAGGGAAAAAACAAATCGACACTAGCCAATTGGATTTGAAAAATCCTGAATCCTGGTGGGCTAAGACGAATGAACTGAGCTCTGATGCGACAGAAATTACGAATATGAAATCTTGGCTCAAAAAAGAAGGTAAAATCAACTCGACGGATGAAATTAAAATTACAGAAATAACGAATCTTACCTTTACTCTTCCACCATTTACTTCCAATGATATTTTAAAAGGAAGCATGACATTCAAGTACTTCATCAAAAAAGATAGTGGTTTTGATAAAAATGAAAAAGGTTTGTTAAAAGAGCATACGATGAAGATTGAAGATACATCCTATAATCTTCGCTTTATGATTGGCACTTCAATTATGAAAAGTCCTTATATCCAACAAATTGATGCAAAATCCGATTCTTACGTAGTTAATGGAAGTGGCTTTGGACATGGGATTGGCATGAGTCAATATGGTGCTTATCAGCAGTCAAAAGAAGATCGGACATTTGATGAAATCTTATCTTTCTATTATCCGAATACAAATTTAGTCCAAGAAGAAACGACGATTACATCGGAAAGATTGTATGGAAAAAGTCGTTATGATACGAGTGTGGCCATTTCGAAATACGGATGGGAAAACCATTCTGAAGTTGTTGTAATTGGTCGTGGAGATGTCGCCATTGATGCTTTAACGGGGAGTGTACTTGCCAAAAAGTACAATGCGCCACTGTTATTAACACCTTCTAACGCTTTACAAGAAAGTGTGGAACAGGAAATAGATCGCCTTCAGCCGAAGAAGATTTATATTCTAGGCGGTACAGGTGCTGTTTCTGAAAATATCAAATCGACTTTAGAAAAAAAGCTTTATGTACAAGAAGTGGAGCGTGTAAGTGGAAAGGACCGCTACGCGACTGCCGTAGAAATTGCTGAAGAAGTGGGCGGGTTTAACCAGGCCATCCTTGCTTCAGGAAATGACTCTTCACCAGATGCTCTATCAATTGCTTCTTATGCAGCTGCAAAGCAAATTCCAATCTTGCTAACCGGTCAAAAGTCGTTGAGTGATTATACAAAGAACTATGTAGAAACCACCAACATTACACAGGCAACCTTAATAGGTGGGACAGGTGCTATTTCTGATTCTATAAAAAGTGGTCTTGAGAATTCAGGAGTCAATACACTTCGAATTTCAGGAAAAGATCGCTATTTAACAAGTATTGAGGTTGCAAAAACATTAGAATTTGAAAACTCGAACTTATTCTTTGCTAATGGTGATGTATTTATTGATGCACTGCCAGGCTCTTCTCTGGCAGCAGCCATGAGTGCTCCAGTGATTTTAACTCAAAAAGAGAAATTACCAGAAAGTGTAAGTGGTTATCTTGAAGAAAACAAAGCTGCCCAAAGTATGTATTTGCTTGGTGGAACGGGAGCAATATCTGAAGGAGTTATGAATGACATATTTCAGAAGATAAACTAA
- a CDS encoding VanZ family protein — MTLSRTIVIISIQCWLGIGFVLSCVASFTLLGHEPAPIIVKGLAQVIQTRELQYGPLTVSLLNNGESGLAHFIIRKAGHFFVYSFLAIYLLHLFKARDSMFRIILVLLIVTFIAVTDEFIQAFLPNRTALLTDVFVDITGCLHSIFLMKLWYLCRLRKALA; from the coding sequence ATGACTTTATCTCGTACAATTGTGATTATCAGTATTCAGTGCTGGCTCGGTATCGGATTTGTTCTTTCCTGTGTAGCCTCGTTTACATTGCTCGGACATGAGCCTGCGCCAATTATTGTTAAGGGACTTGCACAAGTTATTCAAACAAGAGAACTTCAGTATGGTCCGTTAACAGTGAGTTTATTAAACAATGGTGAAAGTGGACTTGCTCATTTTATAATACGAAAAGCCGGTCATTTTTTTGTTTACAGTTTTTTAGCAATTTACTTGCTCCACTTATTTAAAGCGAGAGACTCTATGTTTAGAATAATCCTCGTCCTTTTAATTGTTACTTTTATTGCGGTGACAGATGAATTTATACAAGCGTTTTTACCAAATCGTACAGCGCTCCTAACAGACGTATTCGTTGATATAACGGGATGCCTACATAGCATCTTCCTTATGAAATTGTGGTATTTATGCCGATTACGAAAAGCTCTTGCATAG
- a CDS encoding SRPBCC family protein → MPIIYLETLIDAPIQTCFDYARNVDAHMKSTEQTKEKAIDGVTEGLMRAGDTVTWEATHFGIRQRLTAKITGMNEPHWFIDEMTKGAFKSFVHTHRFEDLNGVTLMVDQFVYKAPLGILGNIANVLFLKKYMKNLLEKRAMELKKMAEAAV, encoded by the coding sequence ATGCCTATAATCTATTTAGAAACGCTTATCGATGCCCCTATTCAAACGTGTTTTGATTATGCCCGAAATGTTGATGCGCATATGAAAAGTACAGAACAAACCAAGGAAAAAGCGATTGACGGAGTAACTGAAGGCTTGATGCGGGCTGGGGATACCGTTACATGGGAAGCCACTCATTTTGGAATAAGGCAACGGTTAACAGCTAAAATTACAGGGATGAATGAACCCCACTGGTTTATTGACGAAATGACAAAAGGTGCATTTAAATCATTTGTTCATACCCATCGATTTGAAGATCTCAATGGTGTTACATTAATGGTTGATCAATTTGTATATAAAGCGCCTCTCGGTATTTTGGGTAACATCGCTAACGTACTCTTTCTTAAAAAATATATGAAAAATTTACTAGAGAAAAGAGCCATGGAGTTAAAGAAAATGGCGGAAGCGGCTGTATAA
- a CDS encoding UDP-glucose/GDP-mannose dehydrogenase family protein gives MKIAVIGAGYVGLVTGVSLAEIGHRVTCIDMDHKKVAMMIGGHSPIYEPYLEEMMRRNLRNGRLQFTTSHQEGFDGVEVIYIAVGTPQLPDGTADLQYIEQAAYDIATSFQNDIIVVTKSTVPVGTNARIKALIDEMSMTERRVDIVSNPEFLREGSAVSDTFHGDRIVIGADNQEAANVLEQINEPFKLPIYHTDLNSAEMIKYASNAFLATKISFINEISAICEKVGANVEDVALGMGKDRRIGEQFLKAGIGYGGSCFPKDTNALVQLAGNNQHNFKLLKSVIEVNHTQQKKLIEKTLQAAGELQGKRVALLGLAFKPNTDDMREAASIPIAHALKKHGAEIVAYDPIAMANAKKHLPEDVHYKTSLIEALEEADVALILTEWNEIKTLDLSNYVKWMASPIIVDGRNCYSLDEVEKYPIHYVSIGRPTMNQRKMSFSIK, from the coding sequence ATGAAAATCGCTGTAATTGGTGCTGGCTATGTCGGTTTAGTCACAGGCGTTAGTCTTGCTGAAATAGGTCATCGTGTAACGTGCATTGATATGGATCATAAGAAAGTAGCGATGATGATAGGTGGCCACTCACCAATCTACGAACCATACTTAGAAGAGATGATGAGAAGAAATTTGCGGAACGGTCGGCTCCAATTCACGACTTCTCATCAGGAGGGCTTTGACGGAGTGGAAGTGATCTATATTGCTGTAGGGACTCCCCAGCTTCCTGATGGAACAGCTGATTTACAATATATTGAACAGGCTGCTTACGATATTGCAACTTCATTCCAAAATGATATTATTGTCGTCACAAAAAGTACGGTCCCTGTTGGAACAAATGCCCGAATTAAAGCATTAATTGACGAGATGTCAATGACCGAAAGAAGAGTAGACATCGTCTCAAATCCTGAATTTCTTCGGGAAGGTTCAGCTGTTTCCGATACGTTTCATGGGGATCGCATTGTCATTGGAGCAGATAATCAGGAAGCAGCTAATGTGCTAGAACAAATCAATGAACCATTTAAACTTCCAATTTATCACACTGATCTCAATAGTGCGGAGATGATTAAGTATGCGTCCAATGCGTTTCTGGCTACAAAGATTAGCTTTATTAATGAAATCTCTGCAATTTGTGAAAAGGTGGGGGCAAACGTTGAAGATGTTGCGCTTGGCATGGGAAAAGATCGGCGAATTGGTGAGCAGTTTCTTAAAGCGGGAATTGGCTATGGTGGCTCCTGTTTTCCAAAAGATACGAATGCGCTCGTGCAATTAGCTGGCAACAATCAGCATAACTTTAAATTGCTTAAGTCAGTGATTGAGGTGAACCATACTCAGCAAAAGAAATTAATTGAAAAAACCCTTCAAGCAGCTGGAGAACTACAAGGGAAAAGAGTAGCCCTACTAGGTCTAGCGTTTAAACCTAACACTGACGACATGCGGGAAGCAGCGTCTATTCCGATTGCGCATGCTTTAAAGAAGCACGGCGCTGAAATCGTTGCTTATGATCCAATTGCCATGGCGAATGCAAAAAAACATTTACCAGAAGATGTCCACTATAAAACTTCGTTAATCGAAGCGTTAGAAGAAGCAGACGTGGCGCTGATTTTAACCGAATGGAATGAAATCAAGACACTCGATTTAAGTAACTATGTGAAGTGGATGGCTTCACCCATTATTGTTGATGGTCGAAATTGTTATTCATTAGATGAAGTAGAGAAATATCCCATTCACTATGTGTCAATCGGTCGTCCTACAATGAATCAACGAAAAATGTCTTTTTCTATTAAATAA
- a CDS encoding VanZ family protein: MKFITKRKFSFLAIAMMIILFISSHTPYQKQDMKPFFKGMLTIQEEDLPPIAFTYDGTLVTPAAPYEYVEFFLRKGAHVVSFGLLAFLCIMALKEQNKRAPIFLGSILAFLYALFDEFHQSLVEGRTGHLIDVFVPDLLGILLTLMLFLIFSQKKKRVQKPRQ, from the coding sequence ATGAAATTCATAACAAAGAGGAAGTTTTCTTTTTTGGCCATTGCGATGATGATTATTCTTTTCATATCGTCCCATACGCCTTATCAAAAGCAAGATATGAAACCCTTTTTCAAAGGAATGCTCACGATTCAAGAGGAGGACTTGCCTCCGATTGCATTCACTTATGATGGGACGCTTGTTACACCGGCAGCGCCATATGAATACGTCGAGTTTTTTCTTAGAAAAGGTGCCCATGTTGTCTCGTTCGGTCTGCTCGCATTTTTATGTATCATGGCATTAAAAGAGCAGAATAAAAGGGCACCGATTTTCCTTGGCTCAATCCTAGCGTTTCTTTATGCGCTGTTTGATGAATTTCATCAAAGTCTCGTTGAAGGAAGAACGGGTCATTTAATTGATGTTTTTGTGCCAGACTTGCTCGGTATCCTGCTTACCCTCATGCTTTTTCTGATTTTCTCACAAAAGAAAAAACGCGTTCAAAAGCCCCGCCAATGA
- a CDS encoding DUF1641 domain-containing protein produces MAKAIKQIKRIQVSEEEKRANDLKEIEDALIENKDALLETLNVVGGMKERGILTLLNGMFGEGDRVLKVIVDLLNVPENTTALKNLMLLFGAAGKINVQDLEPLLLKVNAGIENVAEHSEGMEKTGYFDLLRALKDPEINRSLTILMTFLKGMGKDTENEEKVNDKSRTSEMRQDI; encoded by the coding sequence ATGGCAAAAGCCATTAAGCAAATCAAGCGTATCCAAGTTTCAGAAGAAGAGAAGCGAGCGAATGATCTTAAGGAAATTGAGGATGCGTTGATTGAAAACAAAGATGCCCTTCTTGAAACATTAAATGTTGTAGGTGGAATGAAGGAACGTGGTATACTCACTCTCTTAAATGGTATGTTTGGTGAAGGAGATCGCGTTTTAAAAGTTATTGTTGATTTATTAAATGTTCCTGAGAATACAACTGCATTAAAAAACCTTATGCTTCTCTTTGGGGCAGCTGGTAAAATTAACGTGCAGGATCTGGAACCCTTATTATTAAAGGTGAACGCGGGGATTGAGAATGTTGCAGAGCATTCAGAGGGAATGGAGAAAACAGGGTACTTTGATCTACTTCGTGCCCTAAAGGATCCTGAAATTAACCGATCTCTTACCATTCTGATGACCTTTTTAAAAGGAATGGGGAAAGATACGGAGAACGAAGAGAAGGTCAATGATAAGTCACGCACATCCGAAATGAGACAAGATATTTAG
- the fdhF gene encoding formate dehydrogenase subunit alpha encodes MSDSIHVTINGESVAVSSEKSVLEALNENSLDLPSVCYHPSLGAIETCDTCMVEVNGEIVRGCSTAISNGDSINTTATHVKEAQTIAMDRILHNHELYCTVCDYNNGTCEVHNTVKQMKMNHQAIPFEQKPDPVDNSNSFYRYDPDQCILCGRCVEACQDVQVTETLTIDWERERPRVIWDNDVPINESSCVSCGHCSTVCPCNAMMEKGMEGEAGLLTSIQQDTLRPMIELTKNVETGYNSILAISDMESAMRENEIKKTKTVCTYCGVGCSFDVWTKGRDILKVEPQVEAPANGISTCIKGKFGWDYVNSEERLTKPLIREGDSFREAEWEEALKLISQKFSDVKENHGANALSFISSSKCTNEESYLMQKFGRSVIGTNNIDNCSRYCQTPATVGLFRTVGHGGDAGSIKDIEMSELVIVIGSNTSESHPVLSTRVKRANKLYGQKLIVSDLRKHEMAERSDLFIRPSSGSDLVWLSAVTKYIIDQGWADEAFLKDRVNGLDDYIASLEKYTMSYASEVTGIDEAELIQIAEMIHEAKTTVALWAMGVTQHGGGSDTSTAISNLLLVTGNYGKPGTGAYPLRGHNNVQGASDFGSMPDKMPGYENVTDEKVRDKYEKAWGTPLPEEIGLNNHEMVEHIHEGKLKAMYLKGEDMGIVDSNINHVHAAFEKLEFFVVQDLFLTKTAQFADVVLPASPSLEKEGTFTNTERRFQRLYQALEPLGDSKPDWQIIMEIANEMGAGWDYDSPSDIMTEAVQLADMFAGVSYERLEGYKSQQWPVAADGTDSPLLFTEDFPFPDGKARLFPVEWTKPIEYDEQYDLHVNNGRLLEHFHEGNMTYQNEGIKAKTPSTFVEVSPELAEERGLTDGTLVRLSSPYGAVKIKCLVTDRVQGKEVYIPLNDQDDAAINLLTSSYADKDTDTPVYKEVKAKMEILKDKGTSPLPKVNHRFGNPQPQKGVMVERKWARKDYLFPGEMVKKEGINYGKSH; translated from the coding sequence TTGTCGGATTCCATCCACGTAACGATTAACGGAGAGAGTGTGGCCGTATCAAGTGAAAAAAGCGTGCTTGAAGCACTTAATGAAAATAGCCTGGATTTGCCTAGCGTATGCTACCATCCGAGTCTAGGGGCAATTGAAACATGTGATACTTGTATGGTGGAAGTGAACGGTGAAATTGTTAGAGGTTGTTCAACGGCTATTTCAAATGGCGATAGCATCAATACAACAGCCACGCACGTGAAAGAAGCGCAAACGATCGCCATGGATCGCATCCTTCACAATCACGAGCTCTATTGCACCGTTTGTGATTACAATAACGGCACATGTGAAGTACATAATACTGTGAAACAAATGAAAATGAATCACCAGGCGATCCCGTTTGAACAGAAACCAGACCCAGTCGATAACTCAAATTCTTTCTACCGGTATGATCCTGATCAATGTATTCTTTGCGGACGTTGTGTTGAAGCCTGTCAGGATGTTCAGGTGACAGAAACGTTAACGATTGACTGGGAAAGAGAACGCCCGCGGGTCATTTGGGACAATGATGTTCCCATTAACGAATCTTCTTGTGTTTCTTGTGGTCATTGCTCAACCGTTTGTCCATGTAATGCGATGATGGAAAAGGGAATGGAAGGAGAAGCGGGATTATTAACAAGCATTCAACAGGATACGCTTCGCCCGATGATTGAGCTAACGAAAAATGTTGAAACAGGCTATAATTCAATCCTTGCCATCTCTGACATGGAATCCGCAATGCGAGAAAATGAGATCAAGAAAACGAAAACCGTTTGTACGTATTGTGGTGTCGGCTGTAGCTTTGATGTTTGGACAAAAGGGCGAGACATTTTAAAAGTTGAGCCACAGGTAGAAGCCCCTGCTAATGGAATCTCCACGTGTATCAAAGGGAAATTTGGCTGGGATTATGTGAACAGTGAAGAACGTTTAACAAAGCCATTGATTCGTGAAGGGGATTCATTTAGAGAAGCGGAATGGGAAGAAGCACTGAAATTGATTAGTCAAAAGTTTTCTGATGTAAAGGAAAATCATGGGGCTAATGCTCTTTCTTTTATAAGTTCTTCTAAGTGTACAAATGAGGAATCCTACTTAATGCAGAAGTTTGGAAGAAGTGTGATTGGTACGAACAACATCGATAACTGCTCGCGCTATTGCCAAACGCCGGCAACAGTTGGGTTATTCCGTACTGTTGGACACGGTGGTGATGCTGGGTCGATTAAAGATATCGAGATGTCTGAGCTTGTTATTGTCATCGGATCCAATACGTCGGAATCCCATCCAGTCCTTTCAACGCGCGTGAAGCGTGCGAACAAATTGTACGGTCAGAAGCTTATTGTTTCCGATCTTAGAAAACATGAAATGGCCGAGCGATCTGATCTCTTCATTCGTCCATCTTCAGGCTCCGATCTTGTCTGGCTCTCTGCTGTAACGAAATATATTATTGATCAAGGCTGGGCGGATGAAGCTTTCTTAAAAGACCGCGTTAACGGTCTTGATGACTACATTGCTAGTCTCGAGAAATACACAATGAGCTATGCATCTGAAGTAACTGGGATTGATGAGGCGGAATTAATTCAAATCGCCGAAATGATTCACGAAGCCAAGACAACGGTTGCGCTTTGGGCGATGGGTGTAACACAGCATGGCGGTGGCTCTGATACGAGTACGGCAATCTCAAACCTACTTCTTGTTACTGGTAACTATGGAAAACCTGGTACAGGTGCTTATCCACTACGCGGACATAATAACGTTCAGGGGGCAAGTGATTTTGGAAGCATGCCAGATAAAATGCCTGGTTATGAGAATGTGACAGATGAAAAAGTTCGTGATAAATATGAAAAAGCATGGGGTACGCCACTTCCTGAAGAAATCGGCTTAAATAATCATGAAATGGTTGAACACATTCATGAAGGGAAACTAAAAGCAATGTACTTAAAAGGAGAAGACATGGGAATCGTTGATTCAAACATCAACCATGTCCATGCTGCTTTTGAGAAGCTTGAATTCTTCGTTGTCCAGGATCTGTTCCTTACAAAAACGGCTCAATTCGCAGATGTTGTGTTACCGGCAAGTCCTAGTCTCGAGAAGGAAGGAACCTTCACGAACACGGAACGTCGCTTCCAACGTCTCTATCAGGCGCTAGAGCCACTTGGAGATTCGAAGCCGGATTGGCAAATTATTATGGAGATTGCTAATGAAATGGGAGCAGGCTGGGATTATGACAGCCCGAGTGACATTATGACGGAAGCTGTTCAACTCGCAGATATGTTTGCAGGCGTTTCTTATGAGCGACTCGAAGGTTATAAGAGTCAGCAGTGGCCAGTTGCAGCAGATGGCACAGATTCACCGCTTCTATTTACAGAGGATTTTCCGTTTCCAGATGGAAAAGCAAGACTATTTCCTGTTGAGTGGACGAAGCCAATTGAATACGATGAGCAGTACGATCTTCATGTGAATAACGGTCGTCTGTTGGAACATTTCCATGAAGGAAATATGACGTACCAAAACGAAGGCATTAAAGCGAAAACACCGAGTACGTTCGTCGAAGTTTCTCCTGAATTGGCCGAAGAAAGAGGGCTAACTGACGGAACGTTGGTGAGATTGTCTTCACCGTATGGCGCCGTGAAAATAAAGTGCCTTGTGACTGATCGAGTGCAGGGGAAAGAAGTTTACATTCCACTAAATGATCAGGATGATGCGGCAATTAATTTATTAACGAGTAGTTATGCCGATAAAGATACGGATACTCCTGTATACAAAGAAGTAAAAGCAAAAATGGAAATTTTGAAAGATAAAGGCACTTCGCCTCTTCCTAAGGTGAATCATCGCTTTGGAAATCCACAGCCACAAAAAGGTGTCATGGTTGAGCGAAAATGGGCAAGGAAAGATTATCTTTTCCCTGGAGAAATGGTGAAAAAGGAGGGCATTAATTATGGCAAAAGCCATTAA
- a CDS encoding transglutaminase family protein, which produces MKYEVTQTNTYEYELPVRQSINQFRLRPLHDVQQTLHDYRVRIQPNSKTYGHTDYWGNYVETFYLWGEHQDLEIETVSTVEIHPLSLDVTLPLTDQQRTELHSESFKQAYTEYMIETDYTTISKHVMEEETRELWANAQDELDFAVKLNEHIYNTMEYVSGATNVETTAEKILTHRTGVCQDYTHLMIALCRHRGIPARYVSGYIYIGENSAYRGDAATHAWLEVKVPGLAWIGLDPTNNAIAREQHIRIAVGRDYRDISPLKGVYIGGAQTLNVSVGVKNLEERVSG; this is translated from the coding sequence ATGAAATACGAAGTTACCCAAACGAACACTTATGAATATGAGTTGCCAGTAAGACAGAGTATCAATCAGTTCAGATTGCGTCCGCTGCATGATGTTCAACAAACGCTTCATGATTATCGCGTCCGCATCCAACCTAATAGCAAAACTTATGGACATACGGATTATTGGGGCAACTATGTCGAGACGTTCTATCTTTGGGGCGAGCATCAGGATCTTGAAATTGAAACCGTTTCAACAGTTGAAATTCACCCGCTAAGCTTAGATGTTACGTTACCATTGACGGATCAGCAACGAACGGAACTTCATTCAGAATCGTTTAAACAGGCTTATACCGAATATATGATTGAGACGGATTATACGACGATTTCAAAGCATGTAATGGAAGAAGAAACGCGAGAACTCTGGGCAAATGCGCAAGATGAGCTTGATTTTGCAGTGAAGTTAAACGAACATATTTATAACACAATGGAGTATGTGTCTGGAGCAACGAACGTGGAGACAACAGCTGAGAAAATCTTAACTCATCGTACGGGCGTTTGTCAGGATTACACCCATTTAATGATTGCTCTTTGTCGGCATCGAGGGATTCCTGCACGGTACGTGAGTGGGTACATTTACATCGGAGAGAACTCCGCTTATCGTGGCGATGCAGCAACGCACGCGTGGCTTGAGGTGAAAGTTCCGGGATTAGCCTGGATTGGACTCGATCCAACGAATAATGCGATTGCTAGAGAGCAGCATATTCGTATAGCAGTAGGACGAGACTATCGCGATATTTCTCCGTTAAAAGGGGTCTATATCGGCGGTGCTCAAACGCTTAACGTTAGCGTCGGAGTGAAAAATTTAGAAGAGCGGGTCAGCGGGTAA
- a CDS encoding alpha-E domain-containing protein: MLSRVADSLYWLARNVERAENNSRLIAVKLTSRLENANPIDETNQNWYELIEISGFQEVFDEEYQHPIDRNVMDFLLFSLKNPNSILNTITIARENARAVREIIPNELWESINSFYLKLKKQSHTPWTMEEISDICDFVKKDSLLFQGIVEATMPRGDAYLFMEMGKHLERAEKAARILDVYYHKNLASYQNKEIVEYHHWWSVLQSVSGHEAYIKTYRPLIKSRNVAEFFILNAEFPRSMMYCIQKVRNAFVALEDGHVEHYSESLAQELEHLSNDLYDFSIEEILNQGAHAFLQSFQHRCMTIGMHITKTYYLGEVVIP, encoded by the coding sequence ATGCTAAGCAGAGTAGCTGATTCATTGTATTGGTTAGCCAGGAATGTGGAGAGAGCAGAAAATAATTCACGATTAATAGCGGTAAAGTTAACGAGCCGTCTTGAAAATGCCAATCCGATTGATGAAACGAATCAAAACTGGTACGAGCTCATTGAAATTAGCGGTTTTCAAGAGGTATTTGATGAAGAATATCAACATCCAATCGATCGAAATGTAATGGATTTTTTATTGTTCTCATTAAAAAATCCGAACTCTATTCTAAATACCATTACAATCGCAAGAGAAAATGCTCGAGCCGTTCGAGAAATTATTCCGAATGAATTATGGGAAAGCATCAATTCATTCTATTTAAAGTTAAAGAAGCAGAGTCATACCCCATGGACAATGGAAGAAATTAGTGACATTTGTGATTTTGTGAAAAAGGATTCTCTTCTTTTTCAAGGCATTGTTGAAGCAACAATGCCACGAGGGGATGCTTACCTTTTCATGGAAATGGGTAAACACTTGGAAAGGGCTGAAAAAGCAGCTCGCATCCTCGATGTGTATTATCACAAAAATTTAGCATCTTACCAGAACAAAGAAATTGTGGAGTATCATCATTGGTGGTCTGTTCTTCAGTCAGTCAGTGGACATGAAGCTTATATTAAAACCTATCGCCCGTTAATTAAAAGTCGGAATGTGGCTGAGTTCTTCATTCTAAATGCTGAGTTTCCAAGGTCAATGATGTACTGTATCCAAAAAGTACGAAACGCTTTTGTTGCACTCGAAGATGGCCATGTTGAACATTATTCAGAGTCACTTGCACAGGAGCTCGAACATCTTTCCAATGATCTTTACGATTTCTCGATTGAAGAAATTCTTAATCAAGGTGCCCATGCGTTTCTTCAAAGTTTTCAACACCGCTGTATGACAATTGGCATGCACATTACGAAAACCTATTATCTGGGGGAAGTTGTGATACCATGA